A single window of Taeniopygia guttata chromosome 1, bTaeGut7.mat, whole genome shotgun sequence DNA harbors:
- the RIOX2 gene encoding ribosomal oxygenase 2 isoform X2, with translation MPKKGGKIADVAKETQAQCKRPRLDAAGSPLVLSFESPDSLFRSLISPIGEEEFFRDYWEQKPLLVQRNDVLVAAYYQSLFQLSHLKELCSQGLYYGRDVNVCRCVNGKKKVLNKEGRVNYMQLKKDFDQKKATIQFHQPQRFKEELWKIQEKLECYFGSLVGSNVYITPQGSQGLPPHYDDVEVFILQLEGEKHWRLYKPTVPLAREYNVEPEEKIGSPTHEFILKPGDLLYFPRGTIHQADTPHGISHSTHVTISTYQNNSWGDFLLDAIPGLVFDAAKEDVALRTSIPRQLLMQVNAADCTKKLSSLLRRLADSLENSRELRSSDMKKDFIMHRLPPCLGCDSDPLTPGGKLPKIDSKIRLQFRDHAIITVEPDQENADEIRREMVYVYHSLKNRRETHMMGTEDDPASEDGLAQQTHGLRFPLSYLDALKQIWSSSTVNVKELNLTSDAEKENLALSLWTECLIEVL, from the exons ATGCCCAAGAAAGGAGGGAAGATTGCAGACGTGGCAAAGGAAACACAGGCTCAGTGCAAACGGCCCAGGTTGGATGCAGCTGGTTCTCCATTAGTCCTGAGTTTTGAGAGCCCAGACAGCCTCTTCAGGAGCCTGATCTCTCCCATTGGAGAAGAGGAGTTTTTCAGGGACTACTGGGAGCAGAAGCCACTTCTTGTTCAGAGGAATGATGTCCTGGTGGCTGCTTACTACCAGTCCCTGTTCCAGCTGTCACACTTGAAGGAGCTGTGCAGCCAGGGCCTGTACTACGGGCGGGATGTGAATGTCTGCAGGTGTGTCAATGGGAAAAAGAAGGTTTTAAATAAAGAAGGTAGAGTGAATTACATGCAGCTGAAGAAGGATTTTGACCAGAAAAAGGCAACAATACAGTTTCATCAACCTCAGAGATTTAAG gAGGAGCTGTGGAAGATTCAGGAGAAGCTGGAGTGTTACTTTGGGTCTCTGGTGGGCTCCAATGTTTACATCACTCCCCAGGGGTCTCAGGGCCTTCCCCCTCACTACGATGATGTCGAG GTGTTCATcctccagctggaaggagagaaGCACTGGCGGCTCTACAAACCAACGGTGCCTTTGGCTCGGGAGTACAACGTTGAGCCAGAAGAGAAGATTGGGAGTCCCACACATGAATTCATATTAAAG CCAGGTGACTTATTGTACTTCCCAAGAGGGACTATTCACCAAGCTGACACTCCTCATGGGATCTCCCATTCAACACACGTGACCATCAGCACCTACCAAAACAA CTCTTGGGGAGATTTCTTACTGGATGCAATTCCTGGCCTGGTGTTTGATGCAGCAAAAGAGGATGTGGCGCTGAGGACAAGCATTCCAAGGCAACTGCTCATG CAGGTGAACGCAGCTGACTGCACCAAAAAGCTGAGCAGCCTTCTGAGAAGGCTTGCAGACAGTCTGGAGAACTCCAGGGAACTGAGATCATCCGACATGAAGAAGGATTTCATCATGCACCGGTTGCCACCGTGCCTGGGATGTGACTCTGATCCTTTGACTCCAG GTGGGAAATTGCCAAAAATAGATAGCAAAATCAGACTGCAGTTTAGAGATCATGCTATCATCACCGTGGAACCAGATCAAGAGAATGCT GATGAAATTCGGAGGGAGATGGTTTATGTGTATCATTCCTTAAAGAACAGGAGAGAAACTCACATGATGGGGACAGAGGATGACCCTGCCAGTGAGGATGGCCTGGCACAG CAGACTCACGGGCTGCGCTTCCCTTTGTCATACTTGGATGCACTGAAGCAGATCTGGAGTAGCAGCACTGTTAATGTTAAAGAGCTTAACCTTACCTCagatgcagagaaagaaaaccttgCCTTGTCACTCTGGACTGAATGTCTGATTGAAGTTCTTTGA
- the RIOX2 gene encoding ribosomal oxygenase 2 isoform X1, which translates to MPKKGGKIADVAKETQAQCKRPRLDAAGSPLVLSFESPDSLFRSLISPIGEEEFFRDYWEQKPLLVQRNDVLVAAYYQSLFQLSHLKELCSQGLYYGRDVNVCRCVNGKKKVLNKEGRVNYMQLKKDFDQKKATIQFHQPQRFKEELWKIQEKLECYFGSLVGSNVYITPQGSQGLPPHYDDVEVFILQLEGEKHWRLYKPTVPLAREYNVEPEEKIGSPTHEFILKPGDLLYFPRGTIHQADTPHGISHSTHVTISTYQNNSWGDFLLDAIPGLVFDAAKEDVALRTSIPRQLLMQVNAADCTKKLSSLLRRLADSLENSRELRSSDMKKDFIMHRLPPCLGCDSDPLTPGGKLPKIDSKIRLQFRDHAIITVEPDQENADEIRREMVYVYHSLKNRRETHMMGTEDDPASEDGLAQTHGLRFPLSYLDALKQIWSSSTVNVKELNLTSDAEKENLALSLWTECLIEVL; encoded by the exons ATGCCCAAGAAAGGAGGGAAGATTGCAGACGTGGCAAAGGAAACACAGGCTCAGTGCAAACGGCCCAGGTTGGATGCAGCTGGTTCTCCATTAGTCCTGAGTTTTGAGAGCCCAGACAGCCTCTTCAGGAGCCTGATCTCTCCCATTGGAGAAGAGGAGTTTTTCAGGGACTACTGGGAGCAGAAGCCACTTCTTGTTCAGAGGAATGATGTCCTGGTGGCTGCTTACTACCAGTCCCTGTTCCAGCTGTCACACTTGAAGGAGCTGTGCAGCCAGGGCCTGTACTACGGGCGGGATGTGAATGTCTGCAGGTGTGTCAATGGGAAAAAGAAGGTTTTAAATAAAGAAGGTAGAGTGAATTACATGCAGCTGAAGAAGGATTTTGACCAGAAAAAGGCAACAATACAGTTTCATCAACCTCAGAGATTTAAG gAGGAGCTGTGGAAGATTCAGGAGAAGCTGGAGTGTTACTTTGGGTCTCTGGTGGGCTCCAATGTTTACATCACTCCCCAGGGGTCTCAGGGCCTTCCCCCTCACTACGATGATGTCGAG GTGTTCATcctccagctggaaggagagaaGCACTGGCGGCTCTACAAACCAACGGTGCCTTTGGCTCGGGAGTACAACGTTGAGCCAGAAGAGAAGATTGGGAGTCCCACACATGAATTCATATTAAAG CCAGGTGACTTATTGTACTTCCCAAGAGGGACTATTCACCAAGCTGACACTCCTCATGGGATCTCCCATTCAACACACGTGACCATCAGCACCTACCAAAACAA CTCTTGGGGAGATTTCTTACTGGATGCAATTCCTGGCCTGGTGTTTGATGCAGCAAAAGAGGATGTGGCGCTGAGGACAAGCATTCCAAGGCAACTGCTCATG CAGGTGAACGCAGCTGACTGCACCAAAAAGCTGAGCAGCCTTCTGAGAAGGCTTGCAGACAGTCTGGAGAACTCCAGGGAACTGAGATCATCCGACATGAAGAAGGATTTCATCATGCACCGGTTGCCACCGTGCCTGGGATGTGACTCTGATCCTTTGACTCCAG GTGGGAAATTGCCAAAAATAGATAGCAAAATCAGACTGCAGTTTAGAGATCATGCTATCATCACCGTGGAACCAGATCAAGAGAATGCT GATGAAATTCGGAGGGAGATGGTTTATGTGTATCATTCCTTAAAGAACAGGAGAGAAACTCACATGATGGGGACAGAGGATGACCCTGCCAGTGAGGATGGCCTGGCACAG ACTCACGGGCTGCGCTTCCCTTTGTCATACTTGGATGCACTGAAGCAGATCTGGAGTAGCAGCACTGTTAATGTTAAAGAGCTTAACCTTACCTCagatgcagagaaagaaaaccttgCCTTGTCACTCTGGACTGAATGTCTGATTGAAGTTCTTTGA
- the RIOX2 gene encoding ribosomal oxygenase 2 isoform X3: protein MPKKGGKIADVAKETQAQCKRPRLDAAGSPLVLSFESPDSLFRSLISPIGEEEFFRDYWEQKPLLVQRNDVLVAAYYQSLFQLSHLKELCSQGLYYGRDVNVCRCVNGKKKVLNKEGRVNYMQLKKDFDQKKATIQFHQPQRFKEELWKIQEKLECYFGSLVGSNVYITPQGSQGLPPHYDDVEVFILQLEGEKHWRLYKPTVPLAREYNVEPEEKIGSPTHEFILKPGDLLYFPRGTIHQADTPHGISHSTHVTISTYQNNSWGDFLLDAIPGLVFDAAKEDVALRTSIPRQLLMQVNAADCTKKLSSLLRRLADSLENSRELRSSDMKKDFIMHRLPPCLGCDSDPLTPGGKLPKIDSKIRLQFRDHAIITVEPDQENADEIRREMVYVYHSLKNRRETHMMGTEDDPASEDGLAQQVLSEAAGDVAHIPWGSLHLTSVMLDLW, encoded by the exons ATGCCCAAGAAAGGAGGGAAGATTGCAGACGTGGCAAAGGAAACACAGGCTCAGTGCAAACGGCCCAGGTTGGATGCAGCTGGTTCTCCATTAGTCCTGAGTTTTGAGAGCCCAGACAGCCTCTTCAGGAGCCTGATCTCTCCCATTGGAGAAGAGGAGTTTTTCAGGGACTACTGGGAGCAGAAGCCACTTCTTGTTCAGAGGAATGATGTCCTGGTGGCTGCTTACTACCAGTCCCTGTTCCAGCTGTCACACTTGAAGGAGCTGTGCAGCCAGGGCCTGTACTACGGGCGGGATGTGAATGTCTGCAGGTGTGTCAATGGGAAAAAGAAGGTTTTAAATAAAGAAGGTAGAGTGAATTACATGCAGCTGAAGAAGGATTTTGACCAGAAAAAGGCAACAATACAGTTTCATCAACCTCAGAGATTTAAG gAGGAGCTGTGGAAGATTCAGGAGAAGCTGGAGTGTTACTTTGGGTCTCTGGTGGGCTCCAATGTTTACATCACTCCCCAGGGGTCTCAGGGCCTTCCCCCTCACTACGATGATGTCGAG GTGTTCATcctccagctggaaggagagaaGCACTGGCGGCTCTACAAACCAACGGTGCCTTTGGCTCGGGAGTACAACGTTGAGCCAGAAGAGAAGATTGGGAGTCCCACACATGAATTCATATTAAAG CCAGGTGACTTATTGTACTTCCCAAGAGGGACTATTCACCAAGCTGACACTCCTCATGGGATCTCCCATTCAACACACGTGACCATCAGCACCTACCAAAACAA CTCTTGGGGAGATTTCTTACTGGATGCAATTCCTGGCCTGGTGTTTGATGCAGCAAAAGAGGATGTGGCGCTGAGGACAAGCATTCCAAGGCAACTGCTCATG CAGGTGAACGCAGCTGACTGCACCAAAAAGCTGAGCAGCCTTCTGAGAAGGCTTGCAGACAGTCTGGAGAACTCCAGGGAACTGAGATCATCCGACATGAAGAAGGATTTCATCATGCACCGGTTGCCACCGTGCCTGGGATGTGACTCTGATCCTTTGACTCCAG GTGGGAAATTGCCAAAAATAGATAGCAAAATCAGACTGCAGTTTAGAGATCATGCTATCATCACCGTGGAACCAGATCAAGAGAATGCT GATGAAATTCGGAGGGAGATGGTTTATGTGTATCATTCCTTAAAGAACAGGAGAGAAACTCACATGATGGGGACAGAGGATGACCCTGCCAGTGAGGATGGCCTGGCACAG CAGGTCCTGTCTGAGGCTGCTGGAGATGTAGCACACATTCCATGGGGATCACTGCACCTCACTTCTGTCATGTTAGACCTGTGGTAG